Below is a window of Impatiens glandulifera chromosome 2, dImpGla2.1, whole genome shotgun sequence DNA.
TCATGTTAGAATTGTTCAATAAGTTAATCTGTCAACCCGAACCCGCCAACCTGAAATTTAACTAAATTGCCACACCTAGTAAAGAGGGTCAAAGTTATTGAAGATTTACTTGAGCTAGCTTGTAATGCTCAAATTGAATGTTCCATGGGGACTCAAACTACATATCTCGAGCAAAGGGACAATGTAGAAAAACATGTGATAATGTTTCTTTGTTTTCCTTGTAGAGAGGGAAAATTCCAGAGAGACGATTTAACAATTAGTGGAAGATACCTAATACAATTCTCGATATGGGAATACAAAATTTCTTAATGCTTccagaaaattttcaaatttattgttGGTCATTGCTATTGATTTGAGTTTCTGCATATAGATTTGTAAATATTATGTTCACTAAGAGACCCATATGAAGAAGCTCTCTAAATAAATCGGTCGCCGGTTTCAGGTCCACCTATTTGAATATTGAGAATAATTTTTAAGAGTGATAATGGGAAAAATGAGGTGATGATGTCAGAgtacactacaacaaaacatactttcagcgacccttatatgccaacccatattaagcgtgggtaaaaatttaaagaaaattttttttgccaacctttatatctataccaccacctttatcttttttatataccaactttgtaactttgttaaaaccttataatttaaatattctaaattttaataatttttatgttttatttttaaactttgtaaatatttcattttaattttttaaattttttaaaattaaatttgactttaaattttgttaacattaaaatttaattaatattttttatataacataatttttaaactttttatagtatattattaatatatgtcttttatttaattattatttaaatttaattaaattaaaagtaaaatatgagagagtttaTTAGTTTCTGAAGTGCTAATATCACATTTATCCCACatcggagaaaaagaagaagtttttggtatataaaatatgagagaggtcattagtttctgaagtgtttttaaggttataatgtGCTGGAATATGGGTTCACccttagataaaaaaataatatctaaaataaaatagaattttagcgacgttttttaattttgccaactcttaaataagcgtcgttaaaactttcgcctttcggcaacgcttgtaccgacgcttaaataagcgtggtaaaaacttgcgccaccctgcttctggcgacgcaagaataagtgtcggtaatatttttggcgacgcttttaaaggttggcagaagtctttttaagcgtcgccgaaagtcattttttgttgtagtggtACCAAACCCTTTGATTGAGAAGTAGTTGAGAAATTTAGAAAGTTGTCCTTCCAAGGGAATGTGGATGTGGACAGGATAAGGGTTATCTGTAAAAGGAATCTAAGGGTCATTACATATATTAATGGATGTGCCGTCGTtgattttgaaacaaaaatagTTGAGAATATTGAGTTCTTAGTATCAAAAGATCTTTCCAAACGTTAGAGTGACCTTGCTTAGATGAGGCTCATCTAACTCTAGTATGAGTTTCGAATCTACATTTAGGATTATATAGGTATTTGTATCTAAGATGTCAAACTCAAGAAGGTTTAAAAGAAGATGGaacaaaattaagaattattttacCCACCAGTTTATCAAAAGGTTGATGCTGTGTTAGttcgtttttttaaatcgttaAAATAATGAACTCCAAGCTTTGTAgtattgtcttttattttttcttgtagAATCCCCACCAGaagttaaaacaaatattgttaatCTTTTTTAGATCGATTTTGGAAGGATATTAGTGGTCAACTGGTCATTGCGCATTGAAGAACGTGTTTTAAGAAATCTTGCTAGGAATGTAAGAAGTGTTGTTTTCCCACTTTGAAGTTTGGTTTCATTCTTTCAATGAAATTCGAATCCTTCTATGACATTTTGTAAACCCTCGATTTTATCTCTTATATCATGCATTATATCTCTCTttaatttaaggaaataaaagagcgaaataaatattttagtcatACAAAAGTCTTAGCttaaatttaaggaaataaaagagcgaaataaatattttaatcatacaAAAGTCTTAGCTTAATTCATTAAGACCTTATGAGCTACATAAGAATACATGAGAATAAATTTGACCTCAAGACTATaaacaactattttatttattattctgaTTGAGAGGCCATAAGTATTATGATCCAAAACCAATATCAATTTTTGACACAGGTATAGCTAAATTCTTCAATAGTATTGACTTTGGGGTATGAATAAACTAAACGACTTTGTCTTTAAGGAAGTGTTAACTTCTCCCATGGTTAATGAAGTTAATGAAGATgtgatttatattttgattgttttagaCAATTAGTAGGATTATAGTTTTGTCATCGATCAAAAAGTTTCAAAAAATCAAGACATTGTAGAAGTACAAACTTGTGGCACATTTTAATATGGAGATGCATCATatggatataaagacaatgttTCTACGAcattgatgaaatgatttatacGATGCAACTAGAAAACTTTATGTCAGAAGGCCCAATCAATAtggttttcaaattaaaatatctatcTATTGTCTTAAACAAGTGTCTCATTGGcgatattataaattttacaaaataatttttttgtttttttgagttgtatttaattaatgattgtGTATATCACAAATTCATGGGGAGTAAACACATATTTTTGAGTTTATATGTGGGATGAAATTTTACTTGCCACAAATGATATGGGCATATTATACCAAATCGAGATTTGTTGAAATGAAATATCCTACAGTGAGACTTCATTTGTATTAAAATTCATATACATCAATATCGATCTCAGGGTATTATTGGATTGTCACAAATTAACCATGTAGATAAAGTACTTGATTTGACATGCAAGATTGTAAATCGAAAACACGACAATCACTAAAATAGACAAATTTACAATCACTAAAATAGACAAATTTAGTCTAACATAGTGCCTAAACGAAGTATTGAGATTCAATAAATGCATTAGATTCTTTGCTTAGGTAAGAAATCTTATGTATATTCAAGTTTGTAAACGTTATCTGCATACTAGCGGTCCCACTtgtaaaataagtaaaaaatttcTTCATATCAACATAAATACCAAAGATGTGTTATGACTTAAACCTATAAGTAGAGTTACTGGTTCTTGATCTCAAAGACCAAAGGAAAAACTATGTTCAAAGTGCAGCGGAGAAAAATTCAAAGattatagaagaagaagaaacaaaaatgtgattataggagaagaagaaacaaaaatgtgattataggagaagaagaaacaaagatGTGAAAAAAATACTGCTAGTATATACTTAGCAATCCAAGACGAAATCAGAAAATACAATTGAGATAAAGAAGTTTCactaatttttttcattcatgcCCCCATTGGGGACTAAGTTCAGCGTTTACAACCGGTGCCCAAAATATTCAGTTACAATTTTACAACAGTTACTATAGAAttaaccaaaatcaattttgtgaataacataaacaaaataaaaaaatagttatataacAGAAAAAAGAAACTCAACAATATCTAACCCAACTGCTCTCAGCTCTCAATTGGCCAACTGCTCTCAATTGGGCATTGGAGGGTGATATTCTATTTGGGGATTGTAACCGTATGCTTCCacatttaagttttataataatCAAGAATATTCTAAGAACTAGAAACTTATAAAGGAATTTCTAGATTTATATGAACATATGAGAAGAAATTCCAACAATAACAAGTAGGAATAAGTAAATAGATCAACTATATTACtcaattaaaactaaatttgtTTAACTCACTCtacttattaatattcataCCCAAATACTTAGTCAAGGGCcattgaatccatctattgATGTTATGTAACATGTTCAAGGAACAAGAAATCAAACTCGAAATGAATTAGTCTAAATATATTGATGAAATGACACATCATTAAACACAACATAAACTCTCTATGTATGGATAACCAGCAACCCATTTGCAAGTGGGAGAAATGATCCAACCTTCATTACTACTTATATTCAAATCACAGACATTCTTCAAGCATTTCTCCTCAATGTTATAACAACCAATTTTACCTGGAATATATATCATCAAACAAGAAGACTCTTTTTCAGTCTCATCCCAAAAGCAACCCAATACCAAAAATTTCCAATAAACCAATGGTAATGGAACTGGCATATGCAACTCCATTATTGTAGCCTCAAGGTTAACGAGATACTTGAGAACCCATTTCGAGAAATCTCTCTCCATCGTGAATACTTCGAGCTGAGCCCCAGCTGAAGTGAACAGACCAATATGCAAATAGTCTCCCAAACAGACATTGAAGAAAGCAAATCTCCTCTGAACTCTCAAACCATCTGTTAATGGAGGCATAGGCAAAATGTTTGAACTTTCTGAGTCCACGTCAAACCTGAGTGAAGTCTCGGATGCGCGGCTTATCCAATTAATCGAGCCATTCCAGAAAACCCCAGTTTCGAAATCAACATCGAATGGCCCCACAAGGATATCATCGTATACTCTCCAAGTATGGGTTTGTGATGAATAAATTTGAACCCAAGAGATTCCTTTCAGTAATTTACTGTGAGAGCTAACGCAGATGACTTTGTAGTGGTGCGATTTGGAAGGATCGAACGCGATACTAACTCCGCGAACGATTTTCTCCCCGAACCCAATTGGTCGTGGGAGAGCTCTGTACTTGTTAGTTGTTGGATTGTAAACATAGAAATTGCAGGAATGGTGACGAAGACGAAAGCTTGAGCAGAGAAGCAATCCGTTGCAGGATTGGAGAACATCAATATCGTCTTCCTCTACAGACTTTATGCCGGAATCAAGAGGATTGATTGGTGGGTTTTCATGGTGGTATTGATCGCGATTGAGAGGGACGTAATCAATGGTTGGAGTATTAGATGGGAGAGGTAGCCTACGGAGGAACATACCAGGGACGGTGTGGGATTTAGGTTTACTCCAGAGAAGAGAAAAATGAGGATCGGAGATGAGGGAGAGCCATCTCTTGGATACGCAGCTGGATCTGAGAAGGGATTTGGCCGGGAAGCGCCTCAGGATCTCCTTCAGGAGGTCGTCGTTGCCCTCGATCTTTTCGGAGGCAGACGGCGGCGGTTCTTCGTTAAACCGGTGTTGTTTCGACATTATTTGTTGGATGGTTCACTACTTGCTATCGCTCACTAATGCTACATTACtgcatatataataataataatatatagataaattaattttgtaataaattttattattcatatcCATTTGTAGAACTTAAGTAAATcgcaattttattaattttttgttttttcatgtATGAAGACAATTttgatagaaaattaaattaaaataataataaaaatttgtgaCATTATGTTATAACTTAAATCACTAAGTAGAGTTATTGGTTTTTTATCTcaaagacaaaataaaataaaatttatgttttaaatgcaACGGAAAGAAGAAGAATTCAAAGATTATAGGAGAAGAATAAACAAATACGAGAAAAAGTATTACTCGTATCTAACGGTCCAAGATTAAGAGCGAAGGTAAGTAAACATTTACAAAACTTTTCATTGATATCCATTGGAGAGTGAGTTTAGAATATATAACCATTaaattcatcaaaatatttagttataactACTGATACTTGAGAATTAACCAAAATTTGTTTTGTgaataacaaaaataacaaaatgaaaacaaaattatagaacagaaaacaaaaaatagaacCCACAACAATATCTAGCCTAACTACTTAATTGGACATTGTAGGGTGAAATTCTATTCAGGGAACGTAACATTATCTCCCACATCAAATGTTTGTCGTCCTCGACGAAAAGATTTTGGCCTGGTTTGCCTCTACATTGCTAACATCTCCATGGAATGCTTATCACTTTAGCATCTTCCCATACCTAATTGTTGGTTCTGATTATTGAATCTTCTAAGAACACTTATGAAGAAATGAAACTctgaaaaatagaaaatgacaataatatttgttaaagaggAAAAGTCTTAAGTGTTGTGTATTAACTTTTACATACAATCCTTATGAAAGAGTAATTAGCCTAAAATCATAAATTACTATACATGCAGGCCCAagttcattaataattaaataagtcatAATTAATACTTGTTAGTGCCTTGGTGAGAATGTTTGCACGTTGCTCTCTGGTGCCTACGAACTCTACAACGATATGTCAGTTCTCGACACATTCACGGGCGAAGTGGAACCGAGTTCGATGTGTTTGTTGCGTCCATGAAATACTAGATTCTTCATTAATGCTATTGCAGACTTATTGTCGACATAAAGAGTTATCCGCCTCGGCTCGCATCTGAGCACCTCGCTCAATAAATTTCTCAACCAAAGTCTTTGACACATGAAGATAAAGCCACAATTTGTTGCTTTTGAGATTTCCAGTTGATCAAattcccgttgagataaaacatCATCCCTTCGGTGCTTTTTCTATCGTTTGTGTCACCGGTTAGGTCGCTGTTAGTAAAACCAatgagttcttcaacttctcggCCTCTTCTTAACTCAATCTCATAGCTCATTGTTCCATTCAcgtaacgaagaatgtgttttactaCTTGTTGGTGTAGAGTGATAGGTTTCTCCATGTATCAACTCATTATGCCAATTACATAAGAGATATCGGGTCGAGTGTGCGTCAAGAACCCGAGACACCCGATGATATGCCTATACTCCTTCGGAACCACTAAGATTCCTTGCACATCCTTTCCGAGCTACAATTTTGCTTCAATCGGATACTTGCTCAAGTTGCAATCCTCCATTGCAAACTGTTTCAACACCTATTCACATAAGCTTCATGCTTCACCTCGATGTTATCTTTCTTCTGGTCCACCTCAATACCAAGATAGTACGAGAGTAGCTagagatcactcatctcgaactccttcatcatctatttttgaactcctcaacaCCTTTGATGCTTGATCCTATCATAATCAAGTCGTCGACGTATATACCAACAATGATTACTTCTTCTCCATGGTTTCTCATGTACATAGCCTACTCTTGAGAACATTTCACGAAACTGAAACTCATCATTCTCTTATTGAGGCAAGTGTTCTACGCCCTTGGTGCTTGACGTAGTCCGTAGAGAGCCTTGTATAACTTGTACACCTTGTGCtctttattcttgatgatgaagcCTTCAGGTTGAGCGACATATACTTCTTCTTTGATGTCACCATTAAGGAATGCTGATTTGACATCTAAGTGGTGAATCTTCCATCCACGGTGAGCTACGATGGCAAGAATTAGTCTGATTGTTCAAGTTTCGCCACCGCTGTAAGGGTCTCCTCAAAGCCAATACCTTGCTTCTTCACATAGCATTTCTCTACcaatctcgctttgtgtttgaggatgttgccttcgctgtctcttttcaacttgaaaatccACTTTAACCCGATGGTCTTGTAACCGGGTATTAAATCGGTGAGCTCCCATGTCTTGTTCTTCTTGATAGACTCAAGCTCTTTGTTCATGGCCTCATTTCACGACTCTTCTACTATcgcctcgtgatatgttgttggctcaTCGATGGTGAGAAACAACAATTTATGAAGATACATCTCTACCAGTGGTGCCTCTGAGGagacatctcgtaggattcTGAATTCCACGGAATTTTGTACGAACTCGTTATTGTCATTGCACCGCTCCCCCCATCTCCTCCTCCTTGAACACGACATCTTTACTCACATGAATTTTCCCGCAAGCTGGATTAGAAAATCCATGTGCCTTTCTTCCATCTTCGAACTTCATATTTCTGGTGATTTTCTTGTTGAGatcattgagcttctctcgaAGGCCCTCCATATGATTGTTTGCTCCATTGTTAAGGTACCACGTGTCGGTGTGATTACACTCATCGCCACTTGCGATGAGTTtttccatgactttctcttcattgagcAAAACCACCTCTAGTTTCTCCCTAGTCGGTTATTGCACgaactcttcaaggtttgtctCCTCATCTTTGGTAAAATCATTTGTCACTCCCTCATCAAACATTAATGTTGACTCCTCATCATAAAAGTTAGTGAGATTTGCCTCATCATCTTCAGGAAAAGCATTCGTCACTACCTTGGAAAACATTAATGTCGGCTCCTCGTCATAGAATCTAGTGAGGTTTGCATCATCGTTAGACCTTTTGTTAGGGT
It encodes the following:
- the LOC124925703 gene encoding F-box protein At5g07610-like, translated to MSKQHRFNEEPPPSASEKIEGNDDLLKEILRRFPAKSLLRSSCVSKRWLSLISDPHFSLLWSKPKSHTVPGMFLRRLPLPSNTPTIDYVPLNRDQYHHENPPINPLDSGIKSVEEDDIDVLQSCNGLLLCSSFRLRHHSCNFYVYNPTTNKYRALPRPIGFGEKIVRGVSIAFDPSKSHHYKVICVSSHSKLLKGISWVQIYSSQTHTWRVYDDILVGPFDVDFETGVFWNGSINWISRASETSLRFDVDSESSNILPMPPLTDGLRVQRRFAFFNVCLGDYLHIGLFTSAGAQLEVFTMERDFSKWVLKYLVNLEATIMELHMPVPLPLVYWKFLVLGCFWDETEKESSCLMIYIPGKIGCYNIEEKCLKNVCDLNISSNEGWIISPTCKWVAGYPYIESLCCV